A genomic region of Leptotrichia hofstadii contains the following coding sequences:
- the lspA gene encoding signal peptidase II, with product MCVNKKCEEKRMPYIIIILVLAALDQITKQLMYNVSGGTQGFSIPIIDKFFHLTYVENHGGVFGLLQGKINLFTIASAVLIIYVIAVEYKNFKNYSKWTKIGVAVIAAGAAGNMIDRILRGYVIDMIDFRGIWAFVFNVADMYVHIGIYIIVIDYLVRKCRKKKSGE from the coding sequence ATATGTGTTAATAAAAAATGTGAGGAGAAAAGAATGCCTTATATAATTATTATTTTGGTTTTAGCTGCATTAGATCAGATTACAAAGCAGTTAATGTACAACGTATCAGGTGGAACGCAAGGTTTTTCAATACCAATAATAGATAAATTCTTTCACTTGACTTATGTTGAAAATCACGGCGGAGTTTTTGGTCTATTGCAAGGAAAAATCAATTTATTTACAATAGCAAGTGCAGTTCTAATTATATACGTAATCGCTGTAGAGTACAAAAACTTTAAGAATTACAGCAAATGGACAAAAATAGGAGTAGCAGTAATTGCCGCTGGAGCTGCAGGAAATATGATTGACAGGATTCTTCGTGGATATGTAATTGACATGATAGATTTTCGAGGAATCTGGGCTTTCGTATTCAATGTAGCAGATATGTATGTGCATATTGGGATTTATATTATTGTAATTGATTATTTAGTAAGAAAGTGTAGAAAGAAAAAGAGTGGTGAATAA
- the ileS gene encoding isoleucine--tRNA ligase, with protein sequence MSENNNVEDKVDYAKTLNLPKTSFKMKANLAQKEPLTLRDWKKAEIYEKSLNEGAPFFVLHDGPPYANGDIHIGHALNKILKDIILKYKRLRGYNAPYIPGWDTHGLPIEWKIMEELGEKAKNMTPLQIRQECKKYALKWVEKQKEGFKRLGILGNWDNPYITLMPEYEAEQLKVFKEIYENGYVYKGLKPVYWSPTTETALAEAEIEYKDVESHSIYVKFEGTQDLLDKLGVEEASILIWTTTPWTLPANLGVFLHPEFDYGLYKTEKGNLVLAKELAETVFNTLGISYELLKEFKGTELEKTHYKHPFLDREGLVMLGDYVTADAGTGAVHSAPGHGADDYNYSRKYELGVLSPVDDRGHMTKEAGKYEGMFYAKASNVIVQDLTESGHLLHHSKFVHSYPHDWRSKKPVIFRATEQWFISVDESDIRENAIKALDDVEFVPSWGKNRIGSMLETRPDWTISRQRVWGVPIPLFYNRATDEVIYEPEIMDRVIQMVKKEGTDIWWKYEAKEIIGDELLEKYNLKDVDIRKERSIMDVWFDSGVSHRSVLVPRNLPRPADLYLEGSDQHRGWFQSSLLTSIASTKDAPYKRILTHGFTMDGQGRKMSKSLGNTILPKDITEKYGADILRLWVSSVDYREDVRISENILQQMSDAYRRIRNTARFLMGNLNDFDYANDKVDYKDMFEIDKWAMHKLEELKAKTTEFYDKYEFYSLFQEITYFCSMEMSSFYLDIVKDRLYCEGTTSIERRSTQTVLTEVLKVLVRIIAPVLSFTADEIWERIPETLKEEESVHLSKWIEARPECLNKELAQKWDKIARLRREVNKKLEAERQNGLIGHSLDARVLLNIANDEYSFIKDYTENEVSDLFIVSQVKFVSDNLAESEIEGINIAVEKASGEKCERCWKYDEEVGHNHNHPDVCPRCASVLEKM encoded by the coding sequence ATGTCGGAAAATAATAATGTGGAAGACAAGGTAGATTATGCAAAAACGCTAAATTTACCAAAGACGAGCTTTAAAATGAAAGCTAATCTGGCTCAAAAAGAACCTTTAACATTAAGGGACTGGAAAAAAGCTGAAATTTATGAAAAATCATTAAACGAAGGGGCACCATTTTTTGTGTTACATGATGGACCTCCGTATGCAAATGGAGATATTCACATTGGGCATGCATTAAATAAAATATTGAAGGATATTATCTTAAAATACAAAAGATTAAGAGGTTATAATGCACCATATATTCCAGGATGGGATACACATGGTCTTCCTATCGAGTGGAAAATAATGGAAGAACTTGGAGAAAAGGCAAAAAATATGACCCCATTGCAAATTAGGCAGGAATGTAAAAAATATGCTTTAAAATGGGTAGAAAAACAAAAAGAAGGATTCAAAAGGCTTGGAATTTTAGGAAACTGGGATAATCCTTATATTACTTTAATGCCTGAGTATGAAGCGGAACAGTTAAAAGTATTTAAGGAAATTTATGAAAACGGTTATGTTTATAAAGGGCTAAAACCAGTTTACTGGTCTCCTACTACTGAAACAGCTTTGGCTGAAGCGGAAATTGAGTATAAAGATGTAGAATCTCATTCAATTTATGTGAAATTTGAAGGGACACAGGATTTATTGGATAAATTAGGAGTGGAAGAGGCAAGTATTCTTATTTGGACAACAACGCCTTGGACATTGCCTGCAAACTTGGGAGTATTTTTACATCCTGAATTTGACTACGGATTATACAAAACAGAAAAAGGGAATTTAGTTTTAGCAAAAGAACTAGCTGAAACTGTATTTAACACACTTGGAATTTCTTATGAATTATTGAAGGAATTTAAAGGAACTGAACTTGAGAAAACTCATTACAAACATCCGTTCTTGGATAGAGAAGGGCTGGTAATGCTTGGAGATTACGTTACGGCTGATGCAGGGACTGGAGCAGTACACTCGGCACCTGGACACGGAGCGGACGATTACAATTATTCACGAAAATATGAACTTGGAGTATTGTCGCCAGTTGACGACAGAGGGCATATGACAAAGGAAGCTGGAAAATACGAAGGAATGTTTTATGCAAAAGCAAGCAATGTAATTGTGCAGGACTTGACAGAAAGCGGGCATTTATTGCATCACAGCAAATTTGTTCACTCGTATCCGCATGACTGGAGAAGTAAAAAACCTGTAATTTTCAGAGCGACTGAGCAATGGTTCATTAGTGTTGATGAAAGCGATATTAGGGAAAATGCTATAAAAGCGCTAGATGATGTGGAATTTGTACCATCTTGGGGTAAAAATAGAATTGGTTCAATGTTAGAAACTCGTCCAGACTGGACTATTTCAAGACAAAGAGTATGGGGTGTACCGATACCATTGTTCTACAACAGAGCGACTGATGAAGTTATCTATGAGCCAGAAATTATGGACAGAGTAATTCAAATGGTAAAAAAAGAAGGAACTGACATTTGGTGGAAATATGAAGCCAAAGAAATTATCGGGGATGAACTTTTGGAAAAATATAACTTGAAAGATGTGGATATTAGAAAAGAAAGAAGTATAATGGACGTCTGGTTTGACTCAGGAGTTTCACATAGAAGTGTGCTAGTGCCAAGAAACTTGCCAAGACCAGCAGACTTGTACCTTGAAGGAAGTGACCAGCATAGAGGGTGGTTCCAATCTTCATTGTTGACATCAATCGCAAGTACAAAAGATGCACCTTACAAGAGAATCCTAACTCATGGATTCACAATGGACGGACAAGGAAGAAAAATGTCTAAATCACTTGGAAATACAATACTTCCAAAAGATATTACAGAAAAATACGGAGCAGATATTTTAAGACTGTGGGTTTCTTCAGTAGATTACAGAGAAGATGTAAGAATTTCAGAAAATATTTTACAGCAAATGTCTGACGCTTATAGAAGAATCAGAAATACAGCTAGATTTTTGATGGGTAACTTAAATGATTTTGATTATGCAAATGATAAAGTTGACTATAAGGATATGTTTGAAATTGACAAGTGGGCAATGCACAAACTGGAAGAATTGAAGGCTAAAACAACAGAATTTTACGATAAATACGAATTTTACAGTCTATTCCAGGAAATTACATATTTCTGCTCAATGGAAATGTCTTCATTCTATCTGGACATCGTAAAAGACAGACTTTACTGCGAAGGGACAACTTCAATTGAAAGAAGAAGCACACAGACTGTATTGACAGAAGTTCTGAAAGTGCTAGTAAGAATAATTGCCCCAGTATTGTCGTTTACGGCTGATGAAATCTGGGAAAGAATTCCAGAAACACTAAAAGAAGAAGAAAGTGTACATTTATCAAAATGGATTGAAGCAAGACCTGAATGCTTAAATAAAGAATTAGCACAAAAATGGGATAAAATCGCACGTCTAAGAAGAGAAGTGAACAAAAAGCTGGAAGCAGAAAGACAAAATGGATTAATAGGACATTCTCTTGATGCAAGAGTTCTTTTAAACATTGCCAATGATGAATATTCATTTATAAAAGATTATACAGAAAATGAAGTTTCTGACTTGTTTATCGTATCTCAAGTTAAATTTGTAAGTGATAATTTAGCAGAAAGCGAAATCGAAGGAATTAACATCGCTGTGGAAAAAGCGTCTGGAGAAAAATGTGAAAGATGCTGGAAATACGATGAGGAAGTAGGCCATAATCACAACCACCCAGATGTATGTCCAAGATGTGCAAGCGTTTTGGAAAAAATGTAA